Below is a genomic region from Anoplolepis gracilipes chromosome 1, ASM4749672v1, whole genome shotgun sequence.
AAATCCCAAGTATCAAAAAAGTAAGATTTTCAGgagtatttacatttttaaattaagaattaaaaagtttggTATATGCATACTCAAATTGTTTATGTCGACAAGGAATTATTTCCTTATCAGTTGTACCATGATTTTCGATCTACCCTACATTCAAACgatgaaaagataaaacagCAGACGCAGCTGAGTTTAAtacgcatatacatacacacacacacatacaagctgatcttgataattaatactaaCTCACTgaatatatcgataataatgTCGTTATTTTAGTGCaagaatataacaaaatttacagttttatctacaattaatttcaggaaaaatatttcctatTTAAATCGGCTCGAATGCGCCTTTACAGCAGCAGCAAAGCGTGcagaatttaagaaatttcgcTTTTTCTTGCATTAAAGTAACGACATTAACGTggatacttattaatataatgataataataaaaataatattaacaaaggtaaaagcaaaataataacaatctgAATTGGTTACGACAGTACAATGCACTTTGTACATTTGTTATGCTCGGTTTCAAGCAGCTGTGATCATTTACAAATTACGCGTTAgtaaatatatgcacatatgtaGGGATATTACTGCCGCTTATCTATCGCCCCTCGAGGGCTACAtctaaattattctaatttgttAATGACATCATCGTGCTATTCGTTTCGGAATGgagcaagaaaatatattaatggttaaatttttacaaaatctaattttaaaatatatatttttttttcatgcattaatacgttttttttttaagaaataagaataagcgacttaaaaaaaaaaaattacagaacctaaaaaattaaaattaattcttgatCGCAAGGATTAAGAATTCAATACAGCATAAATTCTTTCCtctgttttatatttctttcatctttctgatatattctgtatacaatgacaattatatgtatgtaattaacAGCTCTGACAGTTATTAACAGTCGGCAAATTTattcgtaataaaaaattgtaaatatataaaaagattattaatattcaaatcaaggaaatatatatagatagaacatatgtgaaaaatatattgaaaactagtgtaaattatgcaaattagctacagacttctatattatatattatattatatacatataagtatatatatataaaagtctatGAAATTATCAAACCAGTTGCCACATTTTCTTGCTCCAAGAAAACGAATACGCTCATATATAACGTAACCTCGTAGCTTGGAGGGAAAGTATGATATGCATTGGCCCAGTTCAGTTTATCAATATTGGCAACAATATGATGTGATCCATGATTAtccttgattaattaattgatttattttcctttttcagtaaaataataaaatttatttatcatttatgcCAGTCtgtgtaaaatttctttgtaaatcagtgaatatttttcaataaatttaatcaacaaTCTTCAATTctcatatcattattttaaatttgctcAAACTTTTTGGCAAACAtcagaaaagaattttactgctggataaaaactgaaattaatacattcaaatatatatatataaatctctaattaaaaatattttactcaaataaatatttcagaaagaagaatacatattatgtgtttatttattaacaagattgataaataaagtaaaaataaaaatgtgtatgttTAAACAGATATTATATGGAGAAagtttatgagaaaaaatagtaatacatACCCTTGCAAAATTTCAATGTCACTGTTTTAAATGCTACATACAGAgcgttttataaaagatgtgtACCAGCAGCAGGATATGTACCTAATGCAATACCAAAAtgcgatattaataaaatgcttAATTTGcactctaaatttttttgaatgctGTGAAACTTGGTCATAGATGCTTTAGAATATATGTTAGGAGTGTACTTGATAAtggctattaaaaaatttaataaatcttacaaTTGATTTTCTTTAGGATACCGATTTCTGTGCAATAgaagactttaaaaatatttttttgtcaccTGATTTAAGCAATTTATGGCACtctctataaattaaaagcaaaagtTTCCACAAATGAATATACGAAATTGTTCCTATTCCTCGGCAGTGTAAAGCGAATAGTTGCAAATcacattgtatattatatatatgtatacatataaacttgagcttttttaaatcttaaatataatgttcttggaaaataacaaatatctcccaaaaaaattctagaatttttaaaaaatttgatttatatatttagcttTCAAAGCTTTCGAAGCTTCAAATAGTTAAAGCTTTGGAACACactaatgattttttaagaaCAGATTTCTAGATTTCTGTAATGTTTTAACCTTTAAATGTTGGTATCCTAGATTATGtttgaaattctatttttccGAATGTTTTCAAACGCTCATAGATATCTATGATTTGTAACACTTAACTTAGTCTTGTATCCCTACATGTTAAAATTCAACACGTTTTGATCATTAAactctaatatattttgaaagcttttataaaaaaaatactagccttaaaaactaatatgataattcaaataaaatttttccatttttcttacattgacaattaaaatatataaattccaaATTCTACCTGCTACTGTTACCCTCCTCTTTCAACGTTCTGTAAGCATTGGGTCAGAAGCATTCAAAAAATGTAGTTGGAGCATTGATGTCTTCTTTGTAATTGGATCTAAttgaatagaaagcttgtagTGTCTTGATCTGAACAGAAAAACTAAACAGCAACAGCACACAATATGGCCCATCAAATAACTCGGAGTaagctttcttctttcttcatgTATTCTTTCTTGCATCTTCACATATATCCTTTTTCAGTATACAATCACCATAGTTATCCTAACTGtcgctctttcttttctcgcgATTTTCCTGCAAGCAATTTCTGCTATTGATGGAGATTCCATCCTTCGCTAGATTCTTTTTCTCGAACACGCGTATTATCCGTGCAGACAGGACCGATATAGTTTGTCGTCTTTAATGCCTGATGCAAAATGGAAGAACACTCGCCGCTTCGAAGCTGACTCAGTCTTCATTGCGTTTCTCGCCAGGAAGAAGGATCTCAGCAGCTATGTGTCGCTGTGTGTCAACTTGGATAATGCGCTTTTAAGGTATAGAACATTCGGCTCCGCTTAATGGAGCGGTTCTTCCAAAGGTCAACAAGGGGGGGCACTTCGAGGTTCTTCGCCACATAGCAAGTGACTCACGTGGAGCAGTCCCCTCAGGATCCTCCGGAAGGTGCATTGAGCGACAAGACTGGCTGTATTGCCAGGATTTAGATGGGGCTAGGAAGCAGCCAGCGAGCCTAATCCCGGCGGATTCTGATTACTTTGTACCGCCTGCGCGGGCACCTGATTGTAAGGATGATTGCTGTTGCACAACACTGTGTAGATATTTTCCACATTGCTGAGCTTCTCAAAGAAGGGGATTAAATCCAGTAACTCGGAATCCGTCATGTCATCAAACCAAGATGCCACTGGAacctgtaaaaaatataaacggcgttcttatttttcattattcaattttaatatgcttttataaaagtgaaaaatcaCAAtctatacattaaaataaatttttttattttacacattttaagcATATCTTACCGCGTTATCTGGATGGAAAATGTAACTGGCAGGACTATTATCTACAATAATGATTTGCTGCAAATCACGACCTAATTTGTTCAAATCCTTAACATAATTCCCTCTATGAAACACACAGGATTCTCTGAATAATCTTGCTCTAAATACACCCCATCGATCTAATAGATCTGCCACTGGGTCTGCATACTGTAACATataacacaataaaataaaacattaaacaatGAATACATTCTttcattgtaaaaattttctttttactaataaattaGCTCCAttacaattttcttattgtgacaaatgttattatcaaaatttttacaacagttaactttatacaatacataaaaataatttctataaagaaaaattaattaattctttatgtaaaaagattaTGGTCTTGTGTaagatatgtaataaaaacaaatatagaaaatataattaatatagcatTTCACAAATCTCATGCTAACTTTCTAATAATTGTTAACAAattcaagaaataaagaattttcacaaattgatataaataatttacataaataaataaataataaaacattaaacaatCTTTCAATAATCATTACATAagaatactttaattatatcaatatataatagtctAAGACTTgtctattttatatcattaaatgtatataaaaatttttagtctttctttttcgttcTTTTAACATACCTTAGCCAAGCTTGCAGTGAACAATACACATTCGTATAATTCACCCATTCTTTGCAAAAATTCGTCCACATAAGGCCTCTTTAAGACATACACTTGGTGTACCGTTCCATCAATCTCTACAGGAACAACAAAGTCCGCATTGTTGATTGGTTTGAAAGAACTATGCACCAGGGTCTCATCCAAATCGATTACCATGCACTTCTTGTGCATGTCTTGATGTCTGACTGGTGGTAGAAGGAATCTTGGAGATCCGGTGCCTGGTGGCGGTGAGCCACGACCGTCTCCCTGTAGAGAGCTCGACTTGGAGCTCTTCGAACTGCCACCCCGACCCCTTCCAAAGCAGCAGAGCAGAGAGCGCAAGAGTCCGCGCCCCCTTGGCTTCTTGCTGCTCGATGGACTATTGCTGGCTGCTTCATTCTCTCGAGGTAATTGAGCTATattgcgcaaaaaaaaaaaaaaaaaaaaaaaaagaaagaaagcattAAAAACTTGTTAGcacaaatacacatatatttattcaattaaattttaccaCAACAGTGGTTTTAAACAGTTGTAATTTATAGTAATCGCAAGATATCCTTGATATAaactttgaattaaattatcttaagaCTCAATCattgataacaataattttaaactaagAAGCTCTTAGTTTACATAGAATAAAGACATTTGTATctcatatattatagaaatgacaTTACTGCGATTAACCTTTAatagtgaatttttttttgctgctCTCTTTAGATTACCTTTAGAGGATTTGCTCAAAGCACATGAAAGGTTAAAGGGCATGACATAGTAaaggaaataaagaaatttgcgACACTGTTTATGGAGAATGGGAGCAGGATGACAAGGGGTTGAAAGAGATGGCAAAAGCGAGATGAGGAGCAGAAGGGGATAAGGAACGGTAAACGGAGACGGACAAAATCGTTCGCagaggtaaaaaaaaagaagatagaaGGAGCGGTAAAGAATTAGACGAGATTTAGGAGAGAGAAACGGCGGGGGTTGCCGTAACAGGTGCAAGGGCAACGAAACCCCGGCATCTGGCGGAAAGTTTCGGCGAGCGCGAGAACGAGGACGACGGTTGTACGAGACTGATACGCACCTTTCTCGCTGTTGAATGCGCCTAGCTCGTCATCCCGCGACACTTGGGTGATAATGGACGATGCGTCCATTTAAACATTAGTCGGTGGTCCCTGCGTGCACGATCGCGAATTCCgttaacgcgcgcgcgcgcgcgccagtcgacggacggacggacgagCGTGCGAGcgtgcgagcgagcgagcgagtgaACGGGttagcgcgcgcgcgagagacacagatagaaagagagagagaaagagagagagagaacacgATGATTCTCCGTGAGCGAGACGGAGAGTCTCGATTGGCACGCGCGTGCGAGAAAAAAAGTGAGAGAGCGCGACGCACACACAAGCTAACCTCACTCTCTCGCTCGCGTcactcccccccccccaccactaccactaccaccaccaccaccaccgcgTCACTGCCTCCGTCGCCGTCGTTCCCCTATTTTCCCTCCCGCTTCGTAGATCCCCGTACGACGAATGGAGACGCATAAGCGCAGGAAtgacacatacacacacaaacgtAACACCACCGATTTTGCGTGAAAAGCGCGTGTATGTGTACTATGTACAAACACCACACGAACTAGATCAACTGCGAGCGCTTGAACCGAAGCGATGATTCCTGCAAATTCCTGTCGGTCGCAAGTTGTCGACGttgtcgacgacgacgacgacggcgacgacgacgacgacgacgatgatggATGATGATGAATCGGAATGACGCTGCGAGCCACGTCGGGCGTCTTCGTTCTCTCCAGTTCTCTCGGAACGCGTGCATACACGTGCGCACTACGTCATTTCTCGCCGCTCTCGCGGTAGCTCTCCGGGGACGCGCGCGCCTTTCCTTTTTCACGCGCCACACCTATCGCCCATTGCGCAGTTCATTGCTATTCATTCCATGAACGGTGCATCGCCTCGGCATGGTTTCGCTTCGTGGAACGTGGGGCGACGTGATTCAACACGTATACGTGCTTTCGGCTCGCGCGGACACGGCAATTGTCCAGTCTACGCGCGCTACTGCGACGTACAAAACTTGGCCATGTTGTCGACGGCGCCTGGCCTTGAGCCACGAATGAAAGTCTACTTTTCGAAATGGATCGACACGTATAGCTTCATCCTTGTGGCCGCGACACGGGTGTCTTGACATAGACAATTTTCACGCGCGTAAAGGTGCCTTTTCACGAGTCGCTGAAACCGATTGTTTGAGCGACAAAAATGATCACGTGACAACTTTTGTCGCTGAACTATTACAgcggtaatttttgtacatgaaAAGGGTAGCAGTAACAAAATTGAAAGTTGAGACAGATTTTGCGTTATTTTTGCGTAATTGAAGAATCAgttatattaacttatatattacGCGATGGCTTctagaaaaaacaaaatatta
It encodes:
- the Hzg gene encoding carboxy-terminal domain RNA polymerase II polypeptide A small phosphatase 1 isoform X2; protein product: MPFNLSCALSKSSKAQLPRENEAASNSPSSSKKPRGRGLLRSLLCCFGRGRGGSSKSSKSSSLQGDGRGSPPPGTGSPRFLLPPVRHQDMHKKCMVIDLDETLVHSSFKPINNADFVVPVEIDGTVHQVYVLKRPYVDEFLQRMGELYECVLFTASLAKYADPVADLLDRWGVFRARLFRESCVFHRGNYVKDLNKLGRDLQQIIIVDNSPASYIFHPDNAVPVASWFDDMTDSELLDLIPFFEKLSNVENIYTVLCNSNHPYNQVPAQAVQSNQNPPGLGSLAAS
- the Hzg gene encoding carboxy-terminal domain RNA polymerase II polypeptide A small phosphatase 1 isoform X1, encoding MDASSIITQVSRDDELGAFNSEKAQLPRENEAASNSPSSSKKPRGRGLLRSLLCCFGRGRGGSSKSSKSSSLQGDGRGSPPPGTGSPRFLLPPVRHQDMHKKCMVIDLDETLVHSSFKPINNADFVVPVEIDGTVHQVYVLKRPYVDEFLQRMGELYECVLFTASLAKYADPVADLLDRWGVFRARLFRESCVFHRGNYVKDLNKLGRDLQQIIIVDNSPASYIFHPDNAVPVASWFDDMTDSELLDLIPFFEKLSNVENIYTVLCNSNHPYNQVPAQAVQSNQNPPGLGSLAAS